The Setaria viridis chromosome 9, Setaria_viridis_v4.0, whole genome shotgun sequence sequence ACCTGTAATATGATTGGTCCATCATGCATGGGCTGATGGGCACCGAAACGGGACCATGCCTGCCCAACAATTTGCTCTTTCGTTCAAACCTGTCTCTGAACTTTGTCCAGAACCAAAGCTCAGAAACTGTACCTTGAAGCTCGCCGTGCCCGTTCCATCTCCTTTAAGCACGGCGTGCCAGCTGGAAGGGGAGCGAGCGGTTTGTCTTCACTTTGAGGCAAGAACGCACTCGGCTCAGACCGTCAGTCATGCGACAGAGATTCAGATCAGCCATATCGGAACGCTGGCGCAGTCAAGTGCCCAGAGGGAGGGGGAAAAAAGCAGAAGCGAGGGACTGACTGAACTGGCCATGCATGCCACGCCAAAGCTGGCAGATACACACATTCAGACGGACCAGTGCTTGTACGTACGGAGAGAGAGGCCATGCCGCCAGGGACATGGAGGCTGGACCGCCGGAGCCTTGCGCCCTTGCCTGCCTGCTCCAGCTGCCCTAGCTAGGAAGGTGTATGTACATGCATGCTGTGCACGGCGTGTGTGGCCTACTAGTAGCTAAAACGGCAGCATGCAGGTGTGATTCGATTCTCCACCACAGTGCCCAACCAATGGCCGCCATAGCTTCCCTATCGATCGACCACCTCGCTGCTGCTACTGAATGCTGCGAGATGCAGCCTTATTGTGCATGGGGttggtggagagagagagacgatCGCTTCCTTTTGTTCTGTTGCTGCCCCCCACGCAGCCTGCACCCATCTGTCGTCCTCCACCCAGGCACCCATCCATCCTCTACGTACCCACCAGACACACACGGAGTACTTGCTATGCCTGAAGCATCAGGAACCCGGGCAAGCCTCAAGCCGTCGAGCGAGCTAGCATGGGGCATGGCGAAGCAGGAGCAGCGGCATGGTGGTGGCGTCCTCGGAAGTCGGAGCACGCATGGATAGTGTAAATATTCCATCTCGATGCCGGGCTGCATCGATACAAGCCTGCCTGCATCCTGATTTCTTCTCTTGAAACTAGAACAGCGCTGGAACCGCTAGGCTTTATCCTGTCTCTCGGTAACCGtagtttgttttgtttggttTCTCCTCCCAATCCTTGCTGGATCGCCAGTTTGCTGTCGGGCTCCGGTCTTTTTATTAGCGCTACGAGCCAAGCTTGGAGCACTACTCCACTCTCGTCCCCTGTTtagtacttgtttgtttgtttgcattcttttttgtttccttcGTTCGGGGCAGTTGTTGGAACTCGCTTCACTTGTTCACGCCTCGAACATTTGTCGATCTCTACCGCCAACTCTTCGCTGAAATCGAAACAGAGAGCGCCATCAGATACAGGCCGGGCTTCCTCTTTGGCATTCTGTAGAAGGTTGTGCTGCCGGTGGTGCTactagtgaagctgaagcctaGCAAAAACACTTCAGTTTTGCCAGTCTGGGCCGTACTGGGCTGCCGGCCGGGCCGGGACGGACCATTATCATGGCGCAACACGAGAGCTTCTTCTGATCTACAAAAACTCCCGAGAGCATGTAGACGTATATGGGACGTGTAACCCTTTTCGGTGTCAAATTTGTTAAACATCAGCGGCTCTGCGTGAGAACATACCAGACATACGCACGTGCCAATGCGCACCCTAACTCAATCTTTTTGGTGTGCCTCTACCACACGCACCTGCGAATGTGCCCCCTAATACAAGCACCTTTGGATGTGCCCCGACCACAAATATTTGGTGTGCCTCGTGCACCGACTCAATTTTTATGTGGCCCCAACACACGCAAATATAAATGTGCGCCAACAACGAGTTTTGAAATGAGGAAACTGGGGAAATCCACGACCCAGTGATGAACGTGAATGCCCCCAGACCAAAAGTTTTGAAATGCAGAAATCGAGATTTACATTAGACCTAGTAAAACTACCAGCAAAGTCCAAAGTTCACAGACCAACAAGAGTAAAACTACTTGTACATATGTAACTGTAACACACAAGTCGGAGCTTGAGAGTATCCAAACCTCAGTACACAGGAAGCAAGAGGAGAGTAGTTTCCCAAAGGGGAGTAACCCCAGTTTGACTACAACATCTGTGTTCCACAGAAAAGGATTGCGAGTCCATTTGCTGGAAACCAAGGAAACCACAGGACGATTTTTCACAAAAGGATGCTAGTTCTTTGCCGGAGTATACAACATCAGGGCATCCCATGCCTGATCGATTCTTTGGTTGACTGGTAAGATTGTTATCCGAGATGTGGCTCACATTGCATACACAATCTCACCGCTGCTGTCAACATCAAGATCCGAGTCAGATTCAATATCATCCATGTCATCGTCCATGTCTAGTCCATCGGCAAAGACATTTATACTGCGAGAACAAGCAGGTGGTATGGTGGCCTCTGTCAAAATCTGCATGATCTGATCCATCGTCTGCATTGGCTGATCAGGCTCCTCATATTGGTTGCTCATGCTATCGTCATCCATCAGATCAGCAGGAAGGTTCTTCAGGAACCAACTATGATTCCGTATTTCAGGGATTGTAATCCGCTGCATATTTTATATAACAAGAAATGCCATGAAAACCACATAAATAAATATGACTAAATTCAAAACAGCATATCTTCTGATTTCTGGAACTGTGATAGCAAGGATCAAAGCCTGGTTATAACTACCGACATACAAGGACTTACCATAGCAGGGTCGCCAACAAAAATCCTTGAAATTAGATGCCTGCACTCTAGAGATATGTTCACGTTATCTGGAATCGCATACTGAACATTCAAGATGCGCTGCAACAAGATGCCATTATTAGCTTATTTGTTAGCTAAAATGGAAGAGCACGTAAAGtgaaacatatataaatatggAAGTAGCCGATCCAATTTAGACATCTACACATGTGGCTAGGATGCACCCACACATTTGACGTGTACGCGCATTTGCATGCACTCAACTTGTATCCAGAAACAAAACGTAGCTAAAGCATGAAAAAACAAATTAAGATTACCTGAATTGTCTTGCGGAAGTTCTTAGGCTCTTCTGGGTCTTCAAAAGGATATGCACCAACAACCATAACGTAAAGGGTCACTCCACATGACCATACATCAGCAATCTGTTTGTCATAAACAAATCCATCAGCGAGGAGAATCTTTCCTCATATAGGAGGTAACCGGGCAGTTAGCACTACTAAAGACAAATCATAAGCAACAGGTTCTGACCACTAAGCATGGGTGCACAAGTGCACAACAACTACAACAAAAACAACAATGCCATCACTAACTGCACGTTTCTGGAACTTCAGTGCACTCCCGCAAAGTATACCCAACTACCAAAACACATTTCTCGGGATAAATTAGGAAAGTGATAGCATAAGTACCTTGCCATCGTATTCTTTCTTCAATAGAACTTCAGGTGCGATGTAAGCAGGTGTTCCAACAGTCGACTTTGGTTGTGAATGAAGAACAGATGACTGCAGAAAATGAAGAATGCATGGAATTTCATtagaaagaaacaacaaaaccACAGGATCATGTTCATCATTCTACGACAGTGTATTCATTAAGCCAAACTACGAAACCTTGATGTTACAGAGTGCTtctgtgtgcgtgcgtgtgacACACAGCACACACTCTTTCAGAAAGGGGTTGCAAACCATTAAACAGCCATAGGTAACAAATAACACAGAAATATTAGCTACAATAAGATTAAGTTGAACCTTGGAATAACCAAAGT is a genomic window containing:
- the LOC117839584 gene encoding serine/threonine-protein kinase SAPK8 isoform X1, producing the protein MAAPAPDRAALTVGPGMDMPIMHDSDRYELVRDIGSGNFGVARLMRDRRTSELVAVKYIERGEKIDENVQREIINHRSLKHPNIIRFKEVILTPTHLAIVMEYASGGELFERICKNVRFSEDEARYFFQQLISGVSYCHSMQVCHRDLKLENTLLDGSDAPRLKICDFGYSKSSVLHSQPKSTVGTPAYIAPEVLLKKEYDGKIADVWSCGVTLYVMVVGAYPFEDPEEPKNFRKTIQRILNVQYAIPDNVNISLECRHLISRIFVGDPAMRITIPEIRNHSWFLKNLPADLMDDDSMSNQYEEPDQPMQTMDQIMQILTEATIPPACSRSINVFADGLDMDDDMDDIESDSDLDVDSSGEIVYAM
- the LOC117839584 gene encoding serine/threonine-protein kinase SAPK8 isoform X2 — its product is MMSQIDENVQREIINHRSLKHPNIIRFKEVILTPTHLAIVMEYASGGELFERICKNVRFSEDEARYFFQQLISGVSYCHSMQVCHRDLKLENTLLDGSDAPRLKICDFGYSKSSVLHSQPKSTVGTPAYIAPEVLLKKEYDGKIADVWSCGVTLYVMVVGAYPFEDPEEPKNFRKTIQRILNVQYAIPDNVNISLECRHLISRIFVGDPAMRITIPEIRNHSWFLKNLPADLMDDDSMSNQYEEPDQPMQTMDQIMQILTEATIPPACSRSINVFADGLDMDDDMDDIESDSDLDVDSSGEIVYAM